The Ursus arctos isolate Adak ecotype North America unplaced genomic scaffold, UrsArc2.0 scaffold_18, whole genome shotgun sequence genomic sequence CACCTGGAGTCGCACAAGAAGTACAAGGAGCGCAAGGAGAGAAGGGCGCAGCAGGAGCAGCTGCTGATGCGgcagcagcccccgcccccgccgtgcgcaggccccgccccctcccgtgACCACGCAGGCGCCACAGAACCCGCGAAGGACGACATCGTCACCGAGCAGATAGACTTCTCTGCGGCTCGCAAACAGTTCCAGCTCATGGAGAGTTCCAGGCAAACGGCGGCCAAGGGCCAGAGTACACCCAGGCTCTTCTCTATCAAGCCCTTTTACAGGCCTCTAGGGTCAATCAACTCAGACAAGCCACTGACCATCTCGAGACCAGCTTCCATCGGGGGACCTCCAGAAGATGGGGGTGCATCGACAGCCAAGGGGCCGAAAGCCAGCTGTGCCCTGGACAGCCAGTCTTCGGGCGGAAGCCAGGGTAGCACAGCTCCTCAGGGGAAGGAAGGGCCCTACAGTGAGCCTTCCAAACGCGGGCCCTTATCCAAACTGTGGGCAGAGGACGGGGAGTTTACCAGTGCCCGGGCTGTCCTCACTGTGGTCAAGGATGACGACCCTGGGATCTTGGATCAGTTTTCCAGGTCAGTCAATGTCTCCCTGACCCAAGAGGAGCTTGACTCTGGTTTGGATGAATTGTCAGTGAGGTCCCAGGATACCACTGTCCTGGAGACCCTGTCCAATGATTTTAGCATGGACAACATCAGTGACAGCGGGGCATCCAATGAGACCACCAATGCCCTCCAGGAGAACTCACTGGCGGATTTTTCTCTGCCCCAGACTCCGCAAACTGACAACCCTTCAGAGGGCCGGGGAGAAGGCGTCTCCAAGTCATTTAGTGATCACGGTTTCTATTCCCCTTCATCCACACTGGGAGACTCGCCATCAGTTGATGACCCCTTGGAATATCAGGCTGGTCTCCTGGTGCAGAACGCCATTCAACAAGCCATAGCCGAGCAAGTGGATAGAGCCGTGTCCGAAACCAGCAAGGGTGGGACAGAGCAGGGACCTGGAGCAACTCTAGAGGCAGCCGAAACTGGGGCTCCCGGCTCAGAGAAGCCTCAGAGCATGTTTGAGCCACCCCAGGTGTCCTCTCCTgttcaagagaaaagagaggtgTTACCAAAGATTCTGCCTGCCGAAGACAGGGCACTCAGGGAAAGGGGGCCCTCCCAGCCGCCACCGGCAGTGCAGCCCAGTGGCCCGGTAAACATGGAGGAGGCCAGACCGGAGGGGAGCTATTTCAGCAAGTACTCGGAGGCAGCTGAGCTGAGGAGCACAGCCTCACTCCTGGCCACTCAGGAGTCCGATGTGATGGTCGGGCCCTTCAAGTTGAGGTCCAGGAAGCAGCGGACTTTGTCCATGATCGAGGAAGAGATCCGAGCAgcccaggaaagggaagaggagctgAAAAGGCAGAGACAAGTCTTGCAGAATACTCAGAGCCCCAGGGCAAAGAACGCCCCGTCGCTGCCCTCCCGAACGTCATCCTACAAAACCGCGCCAGGTAAGCGACACGCGCCAGAGACAGGTGCTGCGCAGAAAGGCTGATTGCAGCTTCCATGTCTCTTTGTGGAGCCTCCTCTGTGCGTGGCTAGAATTAGCATCAGGGGGGCACCGACGCGAGGGGTTTAGCATCCAGGGACATGCAACCAAAGTCAGAACGTCCCCTAGAAGAACCCTGAGCCTGGATGGTTTGCCAATTTCCCTGAGGGTGCAATTGCTTCTTTCTCGTTGTTCTG encodes the following:
- the PALM2AKAP2 gene encoding A-kinase anchor protein 2 isoform X9; translation: MIATWMLFSLFTKPPQLSEDDIRLKNQRDNCSANPLEPATSSLPPDHKNMEIEVSVAECKSVPGITSTPHSMDHSSPFYSPPHNGLLSDHHEALDNDVAREIRYLDEVLEASCCDSAVDGTYNGTSSPEPGAAIVVGGRSPPAHAAVPPEPTERAAGRQAPSHIELGTSYSDAMAEGGKANGHSPDQPRDLLGDSLQAPASPSSPTSSPSSGRDGELTLTTLKKEAKFELRAFHEDKKPSKLFEDDENEKEQYCVRKVRPSEEMLELEKERRELIRSQAVKKNPGIAAKWWNPPQEKTIEEQLDEEHLESHKKYKERKERRAQQEQLLMRQQPPPPPCAGPAPSRDHAGATEPAKDDIVTEQIDFSAARKQFQLMESSRQTAAKGQSTPRLFSIKPFYRPLGSINSDKPLTISRPASIGGPPEDGGASTAKGPKASCALDSQSSGGSQGSTAPQGKEGPYSEPSKRGPLSKLWAEDGEFTSARAVLTVVKDDDPGILDQFSRSVNVSLTQEELDSGLDELSVRSQDTTVLETLSNDFSMDNISDSGASNETTNALQENSLADFSLPQTPQTDNPSEGRGEGVSKSFSDHGFYSPSSTLGDSPSVDDPLEYQAGLLVQNAIQQAIAEQVDRAVSETSKGGTEQGPGATLEAAETGAPGSEKPQSMFEPPQVSSPVQEKREVLPKILPAEDRALRERGPSQPPPAVQPSGPVNMEEARPEGSYFSKYSEAAELRSTASLLATQESDVMVGPFKLRSRKQRTLSMIEEEIRAAQEREEELKRQRQVLQNTQSPRAKNAPSLPSRTSSYKTAPGKIEKVKPPPSPSPEGPSSQPDLAPEEAAGSQRPKNLMQTLMEDYETHKSKRRERMDDSSVLEATRVNRRKSALALRWEAGIYANQEEEDNE
- the PALM2AKAP2 gene encoding A-kinase anchor protein 2 isoform X10 — protein: MEIEVSVAECKSVPGITSTPHSMDHSSPFYSPPHNGLLSDHHEALDNDVAREIRYLDEVLEASCCDSAVDGTYNGTSSPEPGAAIVVGGRSPPAHAAVPPEPTERAAGRQAPSHIELGTSYSDAMAEGGKANGHSPDQPRDLLGDSLQAPASPSSPTSSPSSGRDGELTLTTLKKEAKFELRAFHEDKKPSKLFEDDENEKEQYCVRKVRPSEEMLELEKERRELIRSQAVKKNPGIAAKWWNPPQEKTIEEQLDEEHLESHKKYKERKERRAQQEQLLMRQQPPPPPCAGPAPSRDHAGATEPAKDDIVTEQIDFSAARKQFQLMESSRQTAAKGQSTPRLFSIKPFYRPLGSINSDKPLTISRPASIGGPPEDGGASTAKGPKASCALDSQSSGGSQGSTAPQGKEGPYSEPSKRGPLSKLWAEDGEFTSARAVLTVVKDDDPGILDQFSRSVNVSLTQEELDSGLDELSVRSQDTTVLETLSNDFSMDNISDSGASNETTNALQENSLADFSLPQTPQTDNPSEGRGEGVSKSFSDHGFYSPSSTLGDSPSVDDPLEYQAGLLVQNAIQQAIAEQVDRAVSETSKGGTEQGPGATLEAAETGAPGSEKPQSMFEPPQVSSPVQEKREVLPKILPAEDRALRERGPSQPPPAVQPSGPVNMEEARPEGSYFSKYSEAAELRSTASLLATQESDVMVGPFKLRSRKQRTLSMIEEEIRAAQEREEELKRQRQVLQNTQSPRAKNAPSLPSRTSSYKTAPGKIEKVKPPPSPSPEGPSSQPDLAPEEAAGSQRPKNLMQTLMEDYETHKSKRRERMDDSSVLEATRVNRRKSALALRWEAGIYANQEEEDNE
- the PALM2AKAP2 gene encoding A-kinase anchor protein 2 isoform X8, coding for MPGMWPLHLLPLGCCRRKQRTLLRRPAGKKPPQLSEDDIRLKNQRDNCSANPLEPATSSLPPDHKNMEIEVSVAECKSVPGITSTPHSMDHSSPFYSPPHNGLLSDHHEALDNDVAREIRYLDEVLEASCCDSAVDGTYNGTSSPEPGAAIVVGGRSPPAHAAVPPEPTERAAGRQAPSHIELGTSYSDAMAEGGKANGHSPDQPRDLLGDSLQAPASPSSPTSSPSSGRDGELTLTTLKKEAKFELRAFHEDKKPSKLFEDDENEKEQYCVRKVRPSEEMLELEKERRELIRSQAVKKNPGIAAKWWNPPQEKTIEEQLDEEHLESHKKYKERKERRAQQEQLLMRQQPPPPPCAGPAPSRDHAGATEPAKDDIVTEQIDFSAARKQFQLMESSRQTAAKGQSTPRLFSIKPFYRPLGSINSDKPLTISRPASIGGPPEDGGASTAKGPKASCALDSQSSGGSQGSTAPQGKEGPYSEPSKRGPLSKLWAEDGEFTSARAVLTVVKDDDPGILDQFSRSVNVSLTQEELDSGLDELSVRSQDTTVLETLSNDFSMDNISDSGASNETTNALQENSLADFSLPQTPQTDNPSEGRGEGVSKSFSDHGFYSPSSTLGDSPSVDDPLEYQAGLLVQNAIQQAIAEQVDRAVSETSKGGTEQGPGATLEAAETGAPGSEKPQSMFEPPQVSSPVQEKREVLPKILPAEDRALRERGPSQPPPAVQPSGPVNMEEARPEGSYFSKYSEAAELRSTASLLATQESDVMVGPFKLRSRKQRTLSMIEEEIRAAQEREEELKRQRQVLQNTQSPRAKNAPSLPSRTSSYKTAPGKIEKVKPPPSPSPEGPSSQPDLAPEEAAGSQRPKNLMQTLMEDYETHKSKRRERMDDSSVLEATRVNRRKSALALRWEAGIYANQEEEDNE